Below is a window of Agrobacterium sp. RAC06 DNA.
GACACGATCTACAAGGTGATCCAGTCCCTGTCTCAATCCGGCATGGGGCTGATCATCGTCAGTGACGATCTGCCGGAGCTCTTGCAAAACGCAGACCGGATCATCGTCATGAATGGAGGCCAGATCGTTTCAGAATTTGAAGCAGACAAGGCGTCTGAAGACGATCTCTACCGGGCGATGCTTGGCAGTGAAAAGGGGGGTGAACAATGAATGCGACCAAAGCCGAGACGGCCCCTTCGTCAAAATCTGCGCGCTCCTTCAGTCTGGGCAATCTGATACGTCGACGCCCCGAGACGATCACTTTCGCGCTTCTCGTGACCATCTGCATTGCTGTTTCGATTGCCAATCCGGCCTTTCTTCAGCCGTCGACCCTGATCGATATCGGCCGTGCAAGCGTCGTCATGGGGCTCTTTGCGCTCGGCGTCTTTGTCATTCTGGCAGCCGGCGGCATCGATGTCTCCTTTACCGCGATTGCAGCCTTCACCATGTATTCGGTGACCCTTTTGGTGCAGAGCTATCTGCCTGGGCTTCCCATCGTTGTGATCATACTGATCGCGATGGCAGGCGGTGTCCTCCTCGGCGTGATCAACGGCCTTCTCGTTCACCATTTGCGTGTTCCCTCCCTGATCGTGACGATCGGCACCCAGTATCTGTTTCGCGGATTTCTTCTGTCCTTCATCGGCACCGTCTGGATCATGTCGCTGCCGCCACAGATGGGGGCATTCGGGCGGATGCCACTTCTGCAGTTCGAGACCGCAAATGGTGCCCTCGTCACCTTGCCCTTCTATTTCCTCGTGCTTCCAGCCGCCGCCATCCTGACCTGGTGGATTTTGAATCGGACGCTGATGGGGCGGGCAATCTTCGCCGTGGGCGGCAATGCCAATATCGCCGAGCGCCTGGGCTACAGTCTTCGTACCGTGCATCTGTTCGTCTTCGGCTATGCCGGTGCTTTAGCGGGCCTTGCGGGTATCATTCATGTCTGTGCCAACCGTCAGGCAAACCCCTTTGATCTGGTTGGCACGGAAATCAACGTGATTGCTGCCGTCGTCCTGGGCGGCGCTCGCATTACCGGCGGGACCGGTACGGTTCTCGGTACCATTCTCGGCGTCCTCCTGGTCGTGGTCATCAACAGCGTCCTGGTTCTCGTCGGCATCCCAAGCACCTGGCAGCGACTGGTCGTCGGCAGCTTCATCCTGCTGGCCGCTGCCTTCTTCGTCACGCGTCAGCGCAAAAAGTAACAGTGGAGGATAAAGTGAAGAAGTTTCTCAACGATCCGGTCAACTTCGTCGACGAGATGCTCGAGGGCATCTATGCGGCGCATCCGATGGTCACTTATACGA
It encodes the following:
- a CDS encoding ABC transporter permease, translating into MNATKAETAPSSKSARSFSLGNLIRRRPETITFALLVTICIAVSIANPAFLQPSTLIDIGRASVVMGLFALGVFVILAAGGIDVSFTAIAAFTMYSVTLLVQSYLPGLPIVVIILIAMAGGVLLGVINGLLVHHLRVPSLIVTIGTQYLFRGFLLSFIGTVWIMSLPPQMGAFGRMPLLQFETANGALVTLPFYFLVLPAAAILTWWILNRTLMGRAIFAVGGNANIAERLGYSLRTVHLFVFGYAGALAGLAGIIHVCANRQANPFDLVGTEINVIAAVVLGGARITGGTGTVLGTILGVLLVVVINSVLVLVGIPSTWQRLVVGSFILLAAAFFVTRQRKK